In Oscillatoria sp. FACHB-1406, one DNA window encodes the following:
- the sbcD gene encoding exonuclease subunit SbcD, protein MAIAILHLSDIHLGSSFTHGRVNPDTGTNTRLEDFVNTLSRCIDRAIEEPADLVLFGGDAFPDATPPPYIQEAFAAQFRRLADADIPAVLLVGNHDQHSQGTGGASLCIYRTLAVPGFHVGDGIATHRISTRNGDVQVLTLPWLTRSTLLTRPETEGHSLAEVNALLIDRLRPVLEAEIRRLDANIPTILLGHLMVDRATLGAERFLAVGKGFTIPISLLIRPEIDYVALGHVHKHQNLNPANNPPVVYPGSIERVDFSEEKEDKGYIWLELEKGKANWEFCTLPVRPFRTIEVDVSQSEEPQVAILNAIAKYEIEETVVRLIYKLRSEQLDEIDTPALHQALQPSHTYTIRPELVSQLATPRLPELGASSRIDPFAALQAYLGNRDDLREIAAEMLEAAQLLLEEDVLEELGA, encoded by the coding sequence ATGGCGATCGCAATCCTTCACTTATCGGATATTCATCTAGGCAGTAGTTTCACGCACGGTCGCGTCAATCCCGATACCGGCACTAACACACGACTAGAGGATTTTGTCAATACCTTATCGCGCTGTATCGATCGCGCCATCGAAGAACCCGCCGATTTAGTCCTCTTTGGCGGCGATGCCTTCCCCGACGCTACGCCGCCGCCCTACATCCAAGAAGCATTCGCCGCCCAATTTCGTCGCCTTGCCGATGCCGATATCCCAGCCGTCCTGTTAGTCGGCAACCACGACCAACATTCCCAAGGGACGGGCGGCGCGAGTCTTTGTATCTACCGAACCTTAGCAGTTCCGGGCTTTCACGTCGGCGATGGCATTGCTACGCACCGCATTTCAACGCGCAACGGCGACGTTCAAGTGCTGACGCTGCCTTGGCTGACGCGATCGACATTGCTAACGCGCCCGGAAACAGAAGGGCATTCCCTAGCTGAAGTGAATGCTTTACTCATCGATCGCCTGCGCCCGGTCTTAGAAGCCGAAATTCGCCGCTTAGATGCCAATATTCCCACAATTCTGCTCGGACATTTAATGGTCGATCGCGCTACCCTCGGAGCCGAACGCTTTTTAGCCGTGGGTAAAGGTTTCACCATTCCCATCTCGCTGCTTATCCGTCCCGAGATCGATTATGTTGCCCTCGGTCACGTTCACAAACACCAAAATTTGAATCCCGCTAATAATCCCCCCGTCGTCTATCCCGGTAGCATCGAACGAGTCGATTTTAGCGAGGAAAAAGAAGATAAGGGCTATATTTGGCTGGAGTTAGAAAAAGGTAAAGCGAATTGGGAGTTCTGCACGTTACCCGTGCGTCCTTTTCGGACGATTGAAGTTGATGTGTCTCAATCCGAGGAGCCGCAAGTTGCTATTTTAAACGCGATCGCGAAATATGAAATAGAAGAAACTGTCGTGCGTCTCATTTATAAACTGCGATCGGAACAATTGGACGAAATCGATACGCCCGCACTGCACCAAGCCTTACAACCTTCCCACACCTACACGATTCGTCCCGAACTCGTCTCTCAGTTAGCCACCCCCCGCTTGCCAGAATTGGGGGCTAGCAGTCGTATCGATCCCTTCGCCGCCCTGCAAGCTTATTTGGGCAATCGCGACGATTTAAGAGAAATTGCAGCAGAAATGCTCGAAGCGGCACAATTATTACTAGAAGAAGATGTTTTAG